From Macaca mulatta isolate MMU2019108-1 chromosome 1, T2T-MMU8v2.0, whole genome shotgun sequence, the proteins below share one genomic window:
- the FCRL6 gene encoding Fc receptor-like protein 6 isoform X23: protein MGAATVQSRGQYSCTGQVWYIPQTFTLTSETTMVQVQELFPPPVLSAAPSPEPREGSLVTLRCQTKLHPLRSALRLLFSFYKDSHTLQDRGPHPELCIPGVKEGDSGLYWCEVATEGGQVQKQSPQLEVRVQAPVSRPVLTLHHGPTDPAVGDMVQLLCEAQRGSPPVLYLFYLDEKIVGNHSAPCGGNASLLFPVKSEQDAGNYSCEAENGVSRERSEPKKLSLKGSQVLSTPTSSNWLVPWLPASLLGMMVIAAALLVYLRPWRKAGPLPSQLPPPAPGGEQCPLYANVHHQKEKDEGVVYSVVHRTSKRSEARPAEFAAERKDSSIIYAEVRCLQPSEVSSKEVNIRNTLQESLGDCEEVLCL, encoded by the exons ATGGGGGCAGCAACAGTGCAGAGCCGTGGCCAGTACAGCTGCACTGGGCAGGTGTGGTATATTCCACAGACATTCACACTAACTTCAGAGACTACCATGGTTCAAGTCCAAG AGCTGTTCCCACCTCCTGTGCTGAGTGCTGCCCCCTCTCCTGAGCCCCGAGAGGGTAGCCTGGTGACCCTGAGATGTCAGACAAAGCTGCATCCCCTGAGGTCAGCCTTGAGGCTCCTTTTCTCCTTCTACAAGGACAGCCACACCTTGCAGGACAGGGGCCCTCACCCAGAACTCTGCATCCCAGGAGTCAAGGAGGGAGACTCTGGGCTTTACTGGTGTGAGGTGGCCACCGAGGGTGGCCAGGTCCAGAAGCAGAGCCCCCAGCTGGAGGTCAGAGTGCAGG CTCCTGTGTCCCGTCCTGTGCTCACTCTGCACCACGGACCCACTGACCCTGCTGTGGGGGACATGGTGCAGCTCCTCTGTGAGGCCCAGAGGGGCTCCCCTCCAGTCCTGTACTTGTTCTACCTTGATGAGAAGATTGTGGGGAACCACTCAGCTCCCTGTGGTGGAAAcgcctccctcctcttcccagtGAAGTCAGAGCAGGATGCTGGGAACTACTCCTGCGAGGCTGAGAACGGTGTCTCCAGAGAGAGGAGTGAGCCCAAGAAGCTCTCCCTGAAGG GTTCTCAAGTCTTGTCCACTCCCACCAGCAGCAACTGGCTGGTTCCTTGGCTGCCTGCGAGCCTGCTTGGCATGATGGTCATTGCTGCTGCACTTCTGGTTTATTTGAGACCCTGGAGAAAAGCTG GGCCCCTTCCATCCCAGCTacctcccccagctccaggtggAGAGCAGTGCCCACTATATGCCAATG TGCATCaccagaaagagaaagatgaaggtGTTGTCTACTCTGTGGTGCATAGAACCTCAAAGAGGAGTGAAG CCAGGCCTGCTGAGTTTGCCGCGGAGAGAAAG GACAGTTCTATCATCTATGCAGAGGTGAGATGCCTGCAGCCCAGTGAGGTTTCATCCAAGGAGGTGAATATAAGAAACACCCTCCAAGAATCCCTTGGCGACTGTGAGGAAGTTCTCTGCTTGTGA
- the FCRL6 gene encoding Fc receptor-like protein 6 isoform X17 — protein MNVAIFRTGPMLLWMAVLLFVPCVGKTAWLYLQAWPNPVFEGDALTLQCQGWKNTPLSQVKFYRDGKFLHFSKENQTLSMGAATVQSRGQYSCTGQVWYIPQTFTLTSETTMVQVQGVKEGDSGLYWCEVATEGGQVQKQSPQLEVRVQAPVSRPVLTLHHGPTDPAVGDMVQLLCEAQRGSPPVLYLFYLDEKIVGNHSAPCGGNASLLFPVKSEQDAGNYSCEAENGVSRERSEPKKLSLKGSQVLSTPTSSNWLVPWLPASLLGMMVIAAALLVYLRPWRKAGPLPSQLPPPAPGGEQCPLYANVHHQKEKDEGVVYSVVHRTSKRSEARPAEFAAERKDSSIIYAEVRCLQPSEVSSKEVNIRNTLQESLGDCEEVLCL, from the exons TTCcctgtgttgggaaaactg CCTGGCTGTACCTCCAAGCCTGGCCAAACCCTGTGTTTGAAGGCGATGCCCTGACTCTGCAATGTCAGGGGTGGAAGAATACACCACTGTCTCAGGTGAAGTTCTACAGAGATGGAAAATTCCTTCATTTCTCTAAGGAGAACCAGACTCTGTCCATGGGGGCAGCAACAGTGCAGAGCCGTGGCCAGTACAGCTGCACTGGGCAGGTGTGGTATATTCCACAGACATTCACACTAACTTCAGAGACTACCATGGTTCAAGTCCAAG GAGTCAAGGAGGGAGACTCTGGGCTTTACTGGTGTGAGGTGGCCACCGAGGGTGGCCAGGTCCAGAAGCAGAGCCCCCAGCTGGAGGTCAGAGTGCAGG CTCCTGTGTCCCGTCCTGTGCTCACTCTGCACCACGGACCCACTGACCCTGCTGTGGGGGACATGGTGCAGCTCCTCTGTGAGGCCCAGAGGGGCTCCCCTCCAGTCCTGTACTTGTTCTACCTTGATGAGAAGATTGTGGGGAACCACTCAGCTCCCTGTGGTGGAAAcgcctccctcctcttcccagtGAAGTCAGAGCAGGATGCTGGGAACTACTCCTGCGAGGCTGAGAACGGTGTCTCCAGAGAGAGGAGTGAGCCCAAGAAGCTCTCCCTGAAGG GTTCTCAAGTCTTGTCCACTCCCACCAGCAGCAACTGGCTGGTTCCTTGGCTGCCTGCGAGCCTGCTTGGCATGATGGTCATTGCTGCTGCACTTCTGGTTTATTTGAGACCCTGGAGAAAAGCTG GGCCCCTTCCATCCCAGCTacctcccccagctccaggtggAGAGCAGTGCCCACTATATGCCAATG TGCATCaccagaaagagaaagatgaaggtGTTGTCTACTCTGTGGTGCATAGAACCTCAAAGAGGAGTGAAG CCAGGCCTGCTGAGTTTGCCGCGGAGAGAAAG GACAGTTCTATCATCTATGCAGAGGTGAGATGCCTGCAGCCCAGTGAGGTTTCATCCAAGGAGGTGAATATAAGAAACACCCTCCAAGAATCCCTTGGCGACTGTGAGGAAGTTCTCTGCTTGTGA
- the FCRL6 gene encoding Fc receptor-like protein 6 isoform X19, which yields MLPSLGQAPCCSGWLAALFLCLAAWLYLQAWPNPVFEGDALTLQCQGWKNTPLSQVKFYRDGKFLHFSKENQTLSMGAATVQSRGQYSCTGQVWYIPQTFTLTSETTMVQVQELFPPPVLSAAPSPEPREGSLVTLRCQTKLHPLRSALRLLFSFYKDSHTLQDRGPHPELCIPGVKEGDSGLYWCEVATEGGQVQKQSPQLEVRVQVKSEQDAGNYSCEAENGVSRERSEPKKLSLKGSQVLSTPTSSNWLVPWLPASLLGMMVIAAALLVYLRPWRKAGPLPSQLPPPAPGGEQCPLYANVHHQKEKDEGVVYSVVHRTSKRSEARPAEFAAERKDSSIIYAEVRCLQPSEVSSKEVNIRNTLQESLGDCEEVLCL from the exons GGCTGCCCTGTTCCTCTGTCTCGCAGCCTGGCTGTACCTCCAAGCCTGGCCAAACCCTGTGTTTGAAGGCGATGCCCTGACTCTGCAATGTCAGGGGTGGAAGAATACACCACTGTCTCAGGTGAAGTTCTACAGAGATGGAAAATTCCTTCATTTCTCTAAGGAGAACCAGACTCTGTCCATGGGGGCAGCAACAGTGCAGAGCCGTGGCCAGTACAGCTGCACTGGGCAGGTGTGGTATATTCCACAGACATTCACACTAACTTCAGAGACTACCATGGTTCAAGTCCAAG AGCTGTTCCCACCTCCTGTGCTGAGTGCTGCCCCCTCTCCTGAGCCCCGAGAGGGTAGCCTGGTGACCCTGAGATGTCAGACAAAGCTGCATCCCCTGAGGTCAGCCTTGAGGCTCCTTTTCTCCTTCTACAAGGACAGCCACACCTTGCAGGACAGGGGCCCTCACCCAGAACTCTGCATCCCAGGAGTCAAGGAGGGAGACTCTGGGCTTTACTGGTGTGAGGTGGCCACCGAGGGTGGCCAGGTCCAGAAGCAGAGCCCCCAGCTGGAGGTCAGAGTGCAGG tGAAGTCAGAGCAGGATGCTGGGAACTACTCCTGCGAGGCTGAGAACGGTGTCTCCAGAGAGAGGAGTGAGCCCAAGAAGCTCTCCCTGAAGG GTTCTCAAGTCTTGTCCACTCCCACCAGCAGCAACTGGCTGGTTCCTTGGCTGCCTGCGAGCCTGCTTGGCATGATGGTCATTGCTGCTGCACTTCTGGTTTATTTGAGACCCTGGAGAAAAGCTG GGCCCCTTCCATCCCAGCTacctcccccagctccaggtggAGAGCAGTGCCCACTATATGCCAATG TGCATCaccagaaagagaaagatgaaggtGTTGTCTACTCTGTGGTGCATAGAACCTCAAAGAGGAGTGAAG CCAGGCCTGCTGAGTTTGCCGCGGAGAGAAAG GACAGTTCTATCATCTATGCAGAGGTGAGATGCCTGCAGCCCAGTGAGGTTTCATCCAAGGAGGTGAATATAAGAAACACCCTCCAAGAATCCCTTGGCGACTGTGAGGAAGTTCTCTGCTTGTGA
- the FCRL6 gene encoding Fc receptor-like protein 6 isoform X22 — protein MLPSLGQAPCCSGWLCCSLVTWLYLQAWPNPVFEGDALTLQCQGWKNTPLSQVKFYRDGKFLHFSKENQTLSMGAATVQSRGQYSCTGQVWYIPQTFTLTSETTMVQVQELFPPPVLSAAPSPEPREGSLVTLRCQTKLHPLRSALRLLFSFYKDSHTLQDRGPHPELCIPGVKEGDSGLYWCEVATEGGQVQKQSPQLEVRVQVKSEQDAGNYSCEAENGVSRERSEPKKLSLKGSQVLSTPTSSNWLVPWLPASLLGMMVIAAALLVYLRPWRKAGPLPSQLPPPAPGGEQCPLYANVHHQKEKDEGVVYSVVHRTSKRSEARPAEFAAERKDSSIIYAEVRCLQPSEVSSKEVNIRNTLQESLGDCEEVLCL, from the exons CCTGGCTGTACCTCCAAGCCTGGCCAAACCCTGTGTTTGAAGGCGATGCCCTGACTCTGCAATGTCAGGGGTGGAAGAATACACCACTGTCTCAGGTGAAGTTCTACAGAGATGGAAAATTCCTTCATTTCTCTAAGGAGAACCAGACTCTGTCCATGGGGGCAGCAACAGTGCAGAGCCGTGGCCAGTACAGCTGCACTGGGCAGGTGTGGTATATTCCACAGACATTCACACTAACTTCAGAGACTACCATGGTTCAAGTCCAAG AGCTGTTCCCACCTCCTGTGCTGAGTGCTGCCCCCTCTCCTGAGCCCCGAGAGGGTAGCCTGGTGACCCTGAGATGTCAGACAAAGCTGCATCCCCTGAGGTCAGCCTTGAGGCTCCTTTTCTCCTTCTACAAGGACAGCCACACCTTGCAGGACAGGGGCCCTCACCCAGAACTCTGCATCCCAGGAGTCAAGGAGGGAGACTCTGGGCTTTACTGGTGTGAGGTGGCCACCGAGGGTGGCCAGGTCCAGAAGCAGAGCCCCCAGCTGGAGGTCAGAGTGCAGG tGAAGTCAGAGCAGGATGCTGGGAACTACTCCTGCGAGGCTGAGAACGGTGTCTCCAGAGAGAGGAGTGAGCCCAAGAAGCTCTCCCTGAAGG GTTCTCAAGTCTTGTCCACTCCCACCAGCAGCAACTGGCTGGTTCCTTGGCTGCCTGCGAGCCTGCTTGGCATGATGGTCATTGCTGCTGCACTTCTGGTTTATTTGAGACCCTGGAGAAAAGCTG GGCCCCTTCCATCCCAGCTacctcccccagctccaggtggAGAGCAGTGCCCACTATATGCCAATG TGCATCaccagaaagagaaagatgaaggtGTTGTCTACTCTGTGGTGCATAGAACCTCAAAGAGGAGTGAAG CCAGGCCTGCTGAGTTTGCCGCGGAGAGAAAG GACAGTTCTATCATCTATGCAGAGGTGAGATGCCTGCAGCCCAGTGAGGTTTCATCCAAGGAGGTGAATATAAGAAACACCCTCCAAGAATCCCTTGGCGACTGTGAGGAAGTTCTCTGCTTGTGA
- the FCRL6 gene encoding Fc receptor-like protein 6 isoform X20 translates to MLPSLVTDGTCNSRAALFLCLAAWLYLQAWPNPVFEGDALTLQCQGWKNTPLSQVKFYRDGKFLHFSKENQTLSMGAATVQSRGQYSCTGQVWYIPQTFTLTSETTMVQVQELFPPPVLSAAPSPEPREGSLVTLRCQTKLHPLRSALRLLFSFYKDSHTLQDRGPHPELCIPGVKEGDSGLYWCEVATEGGQVQKQSPQLEVRVQVKSEQDAGNYSCEAENGVSRERSEPKKLSLKGSQVLSTPTSSNWLVPWLPASLLGMMVIAAALLVYLRPWRKAGPLPSQLPPPAPGGEQCPLYANVHHQKEKDEGVVYSVVHRTSKRSEARPAEFAAERKDSSIIYAEVRCLQPSEVSSKEVNIRNTLQESLGDCEEVLCL, encoded by the exons tgaccGATGGGACCTGCAACTCCAGGGCTGCCCTGTTCCTCTGTCTCGCAGCCTGGCTGTACCTCCAAGCCTGGCCAAACCCTGTGTTTGAAGGCGATGCCCTGACTCTGCAATGTCAGGGGTGGAAGAATACACCACTGTCTCAGGTGAAGTTCTACAGAGATGGAAAATTCCTTCATTTCTCTAAGGAGAACCAGACTCTGTCCATGGGGGCAGCAACAGTGCAGAGCCGTGGCCAGTACAGCTGCACTGGGCAGGTGTGGTATATTCCACAGACATTCACACTAACTTCAGAGACTACCATGGTTCAAGTCCAAG AGCTGTTCCCACCTCCTGTGCTGAGTGCTGCCCCCTCTCCTGAGCCCCGAGAGGGTAGCCTGGTGACCCTGAGATGTCAGACAAAGCTGCATCCCCTGAGGTCAGCCTTGAGGCTCCTTTTCTCCTTCTACAAGGACAGCCACACCTTGCAGGACAGGGGCCCTCACCCAGAACTCTGCATCCCAGGAGTCAAGGAGGGAGACTCTGGGCTTTACTGGTGTGAGGTGGCCACCGAGGGTGGCCAGGTCCAGAAGCAGAGCCCCCAGCTGGAGGTCAGAGTGCAGG tGAAGTCAGAGCAGGATGCTGGGAACTACTCCTGCGAGGCTGAGAACGGTGTCTCCAGAGAGAGGAGTGAGCCCAAGAAGCTCTCCCTGAAGG GTTCTCAAGTCTTGTCCACTCCCACCAGCAGCAACTGGCTGGTTCCTTGGCTGCCTGCGAGCCTGCTTGGCATGATGGTCATTGCTGCTGCACTTCTGGTTTATTTGAGACCCTGGAGAAAAGCTG GGCCCCTTCCATCCCAGCTacctcccccagctccaggtggAGAGCAGTGCCCACTATATGCCAATG TGCATCaccagaaagagaaagatgaaggtGTTGTCTACTCTGTGGTGCATAGAACCTCAAAGAGGAGTGAAG CCAGGCCTGCTGAGTTTGCCGCGGAGAGAAAG GACAGTTCTATCATCTATGCAGAGGTGAGATGCCTGCAGCCCAGTGAGGTTTCATCCAAGGAGGTGAATATAAGAAACACCCTCCAAGAATCCCTTGGCGACTGTGAGGAAGTTCTCTGCTTGTGA
- the FCRL6 gene encoding Fc receptor-like protein 6 isoform X1, translating to MNVAIFRTGPMLLWMAVLLFVPCVGKTAWLYLQAWPNPVFEGDALTLQCQGWKNTPLSQVKFYRDGKFLHFSKENQTLSMGAATVQSRGQYSCTGQVWYIPQTFTLTSETTMVQVQELFPPPVLSAAPSPEPREGSLVTLRCQTKLHPLRSALRLLFSFYKDSHTLQDRGPHPELCIPGVKEGDSGLYWCEVATEGGQVQKQSPQLEVRVQAPVSRPVLTLHHGPTDPAVGDMVQLLCEAQRGSPPVLYLFYLDEKIVGNHSAPCGGNASLLFPVKSEQDAGNYSCEAENGVSRERSEPKKLSLKGSQVLSTPTSSNWLVPWLPASLLGMMVIAAALLVYLRPWRKAGPLPSQLPPPAPGGEQCPLYANVHHQKEKDEGVVYSVVHRTSKRSEARPAEFAAERKDSSIIYAEVRCLQPSEVSSKEVNIRNTLQESLGDCEEVLCL from the exons TTCcctgtgttgggaaaactg CCTGGCTGTACCTCCAAGCCTGGCCAAACCCTGTGTTTGAAGGCGATGCCCTGACTCTGCAATGTCAGGGGTGGAAGAATACACCACTGTCTCAGGTGAAGTTCTACAGAGATGGAAAATTCCTTCATTTCTCTAAGGAGAACCAGACTCTGTCCATGGGGGCAGCAACAGTGCAGAGCCGTGGCCAGTACAGCTGCACTGGGCAGGTGTGGTATATTCCACAGACATTCACACTAACTTCAGAGACTACCATGGTTCAAGTCCAAG AGCTGTTCCCACCTCCTGTGCTGAGTGCTGCCCCCTCTCCTGAGCCCCGAGAGGGTAGCCTGGTGACCCTGAGATGTCAGACAAAGCTGCATCCCCTGAGGTCAGCCTTGAGGCTCCTTTTCTCCTTCTACAAGGACAGCCACACCTTGCAGGACAGGGGCCCTCACCCAGAACTCTGCATCCCAGGAGTCAAGGAGGGAGACTCTGGGCTTTACTGGTGTGAGGTGGCCACCGAGGGTGGCCAGGTCCAGAAGCAGAGCCCCCAGCTGGAGGTCAGAGTGCAGG CTCCTGTGTCCCGTCCTGTGCTCACTCTGCACCACGGACCCACTGACCCTGCTGTGGGGGACATGGTGCAGCTCCTCTGTGAGGCCCAGAGGGGCTCCCCTCCAGTCCTGTACTTGTTCTACCTTGATGAGAAGATTGTGGGGAACCACTCAGCTCCCTGTGGTGGAAAcgcctccctcctcttcccagtGAAGTCAGAGCAGGATGCTGGGAACTACTCCTGCGAGGCTGAGAACGGTGTCTCCAGAGAGAGGAGTGAGCCCAAGAAGCTCTCCCTGAAGG GTTCTCAAGTCTTGTCCACTCCCACCAGCAGCAACTGGCTGGTTCCTTGGCTGCCTGCGAGCCTGCTTGGCATGATGGTCATTGCTGCTGCACTTCTGGTTTATTTGAGACCCTGGAGAAAAGCTG GGCCCCTTCCATCCCAGCTacctcccccagctccaggtggAGAGCAGTGCCCACTATATGCCAATG TGCATCaccagaaagagaaagatgaaggtGTTGTCTACTCTGTGGTGCATAGAACCTCAAAGAGGAGTGAAG CCAGGCCTGCTGAGTTTGCCGCGGAGAGAAAG GACAGTTCTATCATCTATGCAGAGGTGAGATGCCTGCAGCCCAGTGAGGTTTCATCCAAGGAGGTGAATATAAGAAACACCCTCCAAGAATCCCTTGGCGACTGTGAGGAAGTTCTCTGCTTGTGA
- the FCRL6 gene encoding Fc receptor-like protein 6 isoform X21 has protein sequence MLPSLGQAPCCSGWLCCSLVTWLYLQAWPNPVFEGDALTLQCQGWKNTPLSQVKFYRDGKFLHFSKENQTLSMGAATVQSRGQYSCTGQVWYIPQTFTLTSETTMVQVQGVKEGDSGLYWCEVATEGGQVQKQSPQLEVRVQAPVSRPVLTLHHGPTDPAVGDMVQLLCEAQRGSPPVLYLFYLDEKIVGNHSAPCGGNASLLFPVKSEQDAGNYSCEAENGVSRERSEPKKLSLKGSQVLSTPTSSNWLVPWLPASLLGMMVIAAALLVYLRPWRKAGPLPSQLPPPAPGGEQCPLYANVHHQKEKDEGVVYSVVHRTSKRSEARPAEFAAERKDSSIIYAEVRCLQPSEVSSKEVNIRNTLQESLGDCEEVLCL, from the exons CCTGGCTGTACCTCCAAGCCTGGCCAAACCCTGTGTTTGAAGGCGATGCCCTGACTCTGCAATGTCAGGGGTGGAAGAATACACCACTGTCTCAGGTGAAGTTCTACAGAGATGGAAAATTCCTTCATTTCTCTAAGGAGAACCAGACTCTGTCCATGGGGGCAGCAACAGTGCAGAGCCGTGGCCAGTACAGCTGCACTGGGCAGGTGTGGTATATTCCACAGACATTCACACTAACTTCAGAGACTACCATGGTTCAAGTCCAAG GAGTCAAGGAGGGAGACTCTGGGCTTTACTGGTGTGAGGTGGCCACCGAGGGTGGCCAGGTCCAGAAGCAGAGCCCCCAGCTGGAGGTCAGAGTGCAGG CTCCTGTGTCCCGTCCTGTGCTCACTCTGCACCACGGACCCACTGACCCTGCTGTGGGGGACATGGTGCAGCTCCTCTGTGAGGCCCAGAGGGGCTCCCCTCCAGTCCTGTACTTGTTCTACCTTGATGAGAAGATTGTGGGGAACCACTCAGCTCCCTGTGGTGGAAAcgcctccctcctcttcccagtGAAGTCAGAGCAGGATGCTGGGAACTACTCCTGCGAGGCTGAGAACGGTGTCTCCAGAGAGAGGAGTGAGCCCAAGAAGCTCTCCCTGAAGG GTTCTCAAGTCTTGTCCACTCCCACCAGCAGCAACTGGCTGGTTCCTTGGCTGCCTGCGAGCCTGCTTGGCATGATGGTCATTGCTGCTGCACTTCTGGTTTATTTGAGACCCTGGAGAAAAGCTG GGCCCCTTCCATCCCAGCTacctcccccagctccaggtggAGAGCAGTGCCCACTATATGCCAATG TGCATCaccagaaagagaaagatgaaggtGTTGTCTACTCTGTGGTGCATAGAACCTCAAAGAGGAGTGAAG CCAGGCCTGCTGAGTTTGCCGCGGAGAGAAAG GACAGTTCTATCATCTATGCAGAGGTGAGATGCCTGCAGCCCAGTGAGGTTTCATCCAAGGAGGTGAATATAAGAAACACCCTCCAAGAATCCCTTGGCGACTGTGAGGAAGTTCTCTGCTTGTGA
- the FCRL6 gene encoding Fc receptor-like protein 6 isoform X6: MLPSLGQAPCCSGWLCCSLVTWLYLQAWPNPVFEGDALTLQCQGWKNTPLSQVKFYRDGKFLHFSKENQTLSMGAATVQSRGQYSCTGQVWYIPQTFTLTSETTMVQVQELFPPPVLSAAPSPEPREGSLVTLRCQTKLHPLRSALRLLFSFYKDSHTLQDRGPHPELCIPGVKEGDSGLYWCEVATEGGQVQKQSPQLEVRVQAPVSRPVLTLHHGPTDPAVGDMVQLLCEAQRGSPPVLYLFYLDEKIVGNHSAPCGGNASLLFPVKSEQDAGNYSCEAENGVSRERSEPKKLSLKGSQVLSTPTSSNWLVPWLPASLLGMMVIAAALLVYLRPWRKAGPLPSQLPPPAPGGEQCPLYANVHHQKEKDEGVVYSVVHRTSKRSEARPAEFAAERKDSSIIYAEVRCLQPSEVSSKEVNIRNTLQESLGDCEEVLCL, translated from the exons CCTGGCTGTACCTCCAAGCCTGGCCAAACCCTGTGTTTGAAGGCGATGCCCTGACTCTGCAATGTCAGGGGTGGAAGAATACACCACTGTCTCAGGTGAAGTTCTACAGAGATGGAAAATTCCTTCATTTCTCTAAGGAGAACCAGACTCTGTCCATGGGGGCAGCAACAGTGCAGAGCCGTGGCCAGTACAGCTGCACTGGGCAGGTGTGGTATATTCCACAGACATTCACACTAACTTCAGAGACTACCATGGTTCAAGTCCAAG AGCTGTTCCCACCTCCTGTGCTGAGTGCTGCCCCCTCTCCTGAGCCCCGAGAGGGTAGCCTGGTGACCCTGAGATGTCAGACAAAGCTGCATCCCCTGAGGTCAGCCTTGAGGCTCCTTTTCTCCTTCTACAAGGACAGCCACACCTTGCAGGACAGGGGCCCTCACCCAGAACTCTGCATCCCAGGAGTCAAGGAGGGAGACTCTGGGCTTTACTGGTGTGAGGTGGCCACCGAGGGTGGCCAGGTCCAGAAGCAGAGCCCCCAGCTGGAGGTCAGAGTGCAGG CTCCTGTGTCCCGTCCTGTGCTCACTCTGCACCACGGACCCACTGACCCTGCTGTGGGGGACATGGTGCAGCTCCTCTGTGAGGCCCAGAGGGGCTCCCCTCCAGTCCTGTACTTGTTCTACCTTGATGAGAAGATTGTGGGGAACCACTCAGCTCCCTGTGGTGGAAAcgcctccctcctcttcccagtGAAGTCAGAGCAGGATGCTGGGAACTACTCCTGCGAGGCTGAGAACGGTGTCTCCAGAGAGAGGAGTGAGCCCAAGAAGCTCTCCCTGAAGG GTTCTCAAGTCTTGTCCACTCCCACCAGCAGCAACTGGCTGGTTCCTTGGCTGCCTGCGAGCCTGCTTGGCATGATGGTCATTGCTGCTGCACTTCTGGTTTATTTGAGACCCTGGAGAAAAGCTG GGCCCCTTCCATCCCAGCTacctcccccagctccaggtggAGAGCAGTGCCCACTATATGCCAATG TGCATCaccagaaagagaaagatgaaggtGTTGTCTACTCTGTGGTGCATAGAACCTCAAAGAGGAGTGAAG CCAGGCCTGCTGAGTTTGCCGCGGAGAGAAAG GACAGTTCTATCATCTATGCAGAGGTGAGATGCCTGCAGCCCAGTGAGGTTTCATCCAAGGAGGTGAATATAAGAAACACCCTCCAAGAATCCCTTGGCGACTGTGAGGAAGTTCTCTGCTTGTGA
- the FCRL6 gene encoding Fc receptor-like protein 6 isoform X4, which yields MLPSLGQAPCCSGWLAALFLCLAAWLYLQAWPNPVFEGDALTLQCQGWKNTPLSQVKFYRDGKFLHFSKENQTLSMGAATVQSRGQYSCTGQVWYIPQTFTLTSETTMVQVQELFPPPVLSAAPSPEPREGSLVTLRCQTKLHPLRSALRLLFSFYKDSHTLQDRGPHPELCIPGVKEGDSGLYWCEVATEGGQVQKQSPQLEVRVQAPVSRPVLTLHHGPTDPAVGDMVQLLCEAQRGSPPVLYLFYLDEKIVGNHSAPCGGNASLLFPVKSEQDAGNYSCEAENGVSRERSEPKKLSLKGSQVLSTPTSSNWLVPWLPASLLGMMVIAAALLVYLRPWRKAGPLPSQLPPPAPGGEQCPLYANVHHQKEKDEGVVYSVVHRTSKRSEARPAEFAAERKDSSIIYAEVRCLQPSEVSSKEVNIRNTLQESLGDCEEVLCL from the exons GGCTGCCCTGTTCCTCTGTCTCGCAGCCTGGCTGTACCTCCAAGCCTGGCCAAACCCTGTGTTTGAAGGCGATGCCCTGACTCTGCAATGTCAGGGGTGGAAGAATACACCACTGTCTCAGGTGAAGTTCTACAGAGATGGAAAATTCCTTCATTTCTCTAAGGAGAACCAGACTCTGTCCATGGGGGCAGCAACAGTGCAGAGCCGTGGCCAGTACAGCTGCACTGGGCAGGTGTGGTATATTCCACAGACATTCACACTAACTTCAGAGACTACCATGGTTCAAGTCCAAG AGCTGTTCCCACCTCCTGTGCTGAGTGCTGCCCCCTCTCCTGAGCCCCGAGAGGGTAGCCTGGTGACCCTGAGATGTCAGACAAAGCTGCATCCCCTGAGGTCAGCCTTGAGGCTCCTTTTCTCCTTCTACAAGGACAGCCACACCTTGCAGGACAGGGGCCCTCACCCAGAACTCTGCATCCCAGGAGTCAAGGAGGGAGACTCTGGGCTTTACTGGTGTGAGGTGGCCACCGAGGGTGGCCAGGTCCAGAAGCAGAGCCCCCAGCTGGAGGTCAGAGTGCAGG CTCCTGTGTCCCGTCCTGTGCTCACTCTGCACCACGGACCCACTGACCCTGCTGTGGGGGACATGGTGCAGCTCCTCTGTGAGGCCCAGAGGGGCTCCCCTCCAGTCCTGTACTTGTTCTACCTTGATGAGAAGATTGTGGGGAACCACTCAGCTCCCTGTGGTGGAAAcgcctccctcctcttcccagtGAAGTCAGAGCAGGATGCTGGGAACTACTCCTGCGAGGCTGAGAACGGTGTCTCCAGAGAGAGGAGTGAGCCCAAGAAGCTCTCCCTGAAGG GTTCTCAAGTCTTGTCCACTCCCACCAGCAGCAACTGGCTGGTTCCTTGGCTGCCTGCGAGCCTGCTTGGCATGATGGTCATTGCTGCTGCACTTCTGGTTTATTTGAGACCCTGGAGAAAAGCTG GGCCCCTTCCATCCCAGCTacctcccccagctccaggtggAGAGCAGTGCCCACTATATGCCAATG TGCATCaccagaaagagaaagatgaaggtGTTGTCTACTCTGTGGTGCATAGAACCTCAAAGAGGAGTGAAG CCAGGCCTGCTGAGTTTGCCGCGGAGAGAAAG GACAGTTCTATCATCTATGCAGAGGTGAGATGCCTGCAGCCCAGTGAGGTTTCATCCAAGGAGGTGAATATAAGAAACACCCTCCAAGAATCCCTTGGCGACTGTGAGGAAGTTCTCTGCTTGTGA